From the Nitrospiria bacterium genome, the window GATCGTTCCCAGGATCTGGATCGTGACCGCGCCCAAGACGAAAAATCGCAGGATCGCAAAAGGCCATTCGAACTCTCCGGCCTCCAACCCCGCGTTATATCCGAGCATGAAGGAAATGGACCCGAAAAAGATAAAGGCATTCCAGATCCACAAAAGCCACCGGCCCCATTCCTCTTTATACATCCGGACCCCGCAGAGGCGGGGGACGAAATAGTAGGCGAGGGCGATGAAGGTGGTGGAGAAGGCTCCGAAGATCACGCCGTTGACATGAACCGGCCGCAGCCGTCCGAAGGTCAGCCATGAAATGCCGCCCAGAAAATCGGGTTCATGAAACTTGATCGAAACAAGCAGGCCGACCAAGGGAAAGACGGTCAGCCAGACCAAAGCCCATGTCAGCCATTGCTTGACCAATGACCGGTTCACAAGGACTTCGCCGTCCATGGATATTCTCCTTTCCGAAGAGAGAAGAAAGGGTAAACCTTCGGGGATCTACTTCAGGTTCCCGCAGTTAAGGAGACAAAATGGCCCCGCCGGTTTTCCTGATAACACGTCTTGTTGTGTTGGAGGCAGAAGGGCTTGTCCTTTCCATAGCTGATGACCGAGATTCGAGAACCCTCCACTCCCAGCGTGACCAGATATTGTTTCACCGCCCCCGCCCGATGGTTCCCCAAGACCAGATTGTATTCCTCAGTGCCCCGGTCATCGCAATGCCCTTCGATCTGAACTTTCAGATCGGGGTGTTTATTAAGGAACTCGGCATCTTTTTGTAGGCCTGCTTTGGCGTCGTTCCGGATCAGATATTTATCAAAATCAAAGAAGGCGTCCTGAAAGGATTGACCGGAGAGCCCGACTTCGAGCGGTTTGGAGGCTTCGGTCGATTCCTGTATCGGATTCGTAGGAACAGTCGGTGAATATGCCGGAGGCGCTGGGGGTTTCGTCGCCTCGGTGTCCGAGGAGACGTCGCTTTTGACGGTGGCCGTCGCCGTTTTCCGATTGCAGGCCGGCAAAATCACCAAGAGCATCAACATAATAATGATTGCGGAAGCGGATCTGAGTTGCGGCATGGGCTTAACTCCTTTCTTCCAAAGAAAGCTTAATAATACCGATCCCGTCCTGACTGGGTCTTTGGAAACGGGGACGAGGGCCGGTCCCGGTTCGAGATGACGACCGTATCGACCAGATCCCCGCAATGCACACATCGGCACATGGGGGTTCCACCATCCCGGGTAAAGATCCGTTCTTCAACCATGATTCCCTGACATCGTCGACATTTCATTTGAATCCCCTCCATTAATGTCCTGGTTTGTGGCCTGAAGGCCCCCCGCAGGCCCTGGCCGGGAACACCCTTCAGGCCCGTTGCTTTCTCGAGTCGCCGCAAGGGGGGACTATTCCAGGCCCAGGCCGGCGTTGACCATCGCTCGGAGAAGGTCGTGGAGACTGACGGTCTTGATCAGGTAGCCGTCCTCCACGACCGGGAGGTTGAGCAGGTGGTTTTTTTCTATATACCTCAGGGCTGTTTCAATCGGGGTGGTCTGGTTTACGAAATGAAGCTCCCGGCTCATGATGTCCTCCACCTTGGTCGACCGAAGCTCTCTTCCGGATTCAATGACCTCAAGCAGTTCGGATTCGCTGACGAGCCCGACGAACCGGCCCCGATCGTCAACGACGGGGGCCTCGGGGGCGTGGGCCGAGAGCAACGTCTGGGCGACCATCGTCCCTTCCGTGCCGATCTGGACGCGAACCGTGTTCGTCCCTTTGACATCCTGAATCGTCCGATACAACGTTTGAATGGCCATAATTCCCTCCTTTGGGCCAGGATCCGGGAAAACAACCCGA encodes:
- a CDS encoding CBS domain-containing protein, coding for MAIQTLYRTIQDVKGTNTVRVQIGTEGTMVAQTLLSAHAPEAPVVDDRGRFVGLVSESELLEVIESGRELRSTKVEDIMSRELHFVNQTTPIETALRYIEKNHLLNLPVVEDGYLIKTVSLHDLLRAMVNAGLGLE
- the pal gene encoding peptidoglycan-associated lipoprotein Pal, with the translated sequence MPQLRSASAIIIMLMLLVILPACNRKTATATVKSDVSSDTEATKPPAPPAYSPTVPTNPIQESTEASKPLEVGLSGQSFQDAFFDFDKYLIRNDAKAGLQKDAEFLNKHPDLKVQIEGHCDDRGTEEYNLVLGNHRAGAVKQYLVTLGVEGSRISVISYGKDKPFCLQHNKTCYQENRRGHFVSLTAGT